The Castanea sativa cultivar Marrone di Chiusa Pesio chromosome 11, ASM4071231v1 genome contains a region encoding:
- the LOC142615099 gene encoding AAA-ATPase At4g30250-like has protein sequence MEILSQMWSFLGLLTVLQNVLPTQLLSLLHSFYESLQDFFSPYSYFEVPEFNGYCGVDVNDLYRQVNLYLNSVNNPSSAATCRRLTLSRSKSSNRISFTVAPNQTVHDSFSNHTLSWTHHVDTVQDSLEEKRSFTLKLPKRHRHTLLSPYLDHVTSRAEEFERVSRERRLFTNNGHGSYESGWVSVPFRHPSTFETLALEPDLKKQITEDLTAFANGKEFYHRVGRAWKRGYLLHGPPGSGKSSLIAAMANYLCYDVYDLELTKVSDNSELRALLIQTTNRSIIVIEDIDCTVDLTVDRTIKPRSTLMRKRKEMVARGEQEESGRVTLSGLLNFTDGLWSCCGEERIIVFTTNYRDNVDPALVRCGRMDVHVSLGTCGMHAFKALVKNYLGLDSHPAFEVVESCLRSGGALTPAQVGEVLLRNRGDADLALRDVVSAMQAKILGLGHGEGMECDDAAAAGRSPESVLMVGSPESWMKKRKESGGCGGGGGSTWEKKVKFLVRLRSLTKSDSGRRGV, from the coding sequence ATGGAGATATTGTCGCAAATGTGGTCGTTTTTGGGGCTTCTCACAGTCCTCCAAAACGTCTTGCCCACTCAGCTCCTCTCTCTCCTTCACTCCTTCTACGAGTCTCTCCAAGACTTCTTCTCCCCTTACTCTTACTTCGAAGTCCCAGAGTTCAACGGCTACTGCGGCGTCGACGTCAACGACCTCTACCGCCAAGTCAACCTCTACCTCAACTCCGTCAACAACCCCTCCTCCGCCGCCACCTGCCGCCGCCTCACCCTCTCTCGCTCCAAGTCCTCCAACCGCATTTCCTTCACGGTCGCGCCCAACCAAACCGTTCACGACTCGTTCTCCAACCACACTCTCTCTTGGACTCACCATGTAGACACTGTTCAAGACTCTCTCGAAGAGAAGCGAAGCTTCACTCTCAAGCTCCCGAAGCGCCACCGCCACACCCTCCTCTCGCCTTACCTCGACCACGTGACCTCGCGTGCGGAAGAGTTCGAGCGAGTCTCGCGCGAGAGACGGCTCTTCACCAACAACGGCCACGGCTCCTACGAGTCCGGCTGGGTCTCCGTCCCTTTCCGCCACCCTTCCACGTTCGAAACTCTCGCTCTCGAGCCGGACCTCAAGAAGCAGATCACCGAGGACTTGACGGCGTTCGCGAACGGCAAAGAGTTTTATCACAGAGTTGGTCGTGCATGGAAACGTGGGTACTTGCTGCATGGTCCACCCGGGTCCGGCAAGTCGAGCTTGATCGCAGCCATGGCGAACTATCTCTGCTACGACGTGTACGACTTGGAGCTAACGAAAGTGTCTGACAATTCTGAGCTGAGAGCATTGCTGATACAGACGACGAACAGGTCGATTATCGTGATAGAGGATATAGATTGCACGGTGGATCTGACGGTGGACAGAACGATCAAACCGAGGTCGACATTGATGAGGAAGAGGAAGGAGATGGTGGCGCGTGGCGAGCAGGAGGAGAGCGGGCGGGTGACATTGTCGGGGCTCTTGAATTTCACAGATGGGTTATGGTCTTGCTGCGGAGAAGAGAGGATCATAGTGTTCACCACCAATTACAGAGACAATGTGGACCCTGCATTGGTGAGGTGTGGAAGAATGGACGTGCACGTCAGCCTCGGTACGTGCGGGATGCACGCATTCAAGGCATTGGTGAAGAACTACCTCGGTTTGGACTCGCACCCGGCGTTCGAGGTGGTGGAGAGTTGCCTGAGGTCTGGTGGGGCCCTCACGCCGGCTCAGGTTGGGGAGGTACTGCTGAGGAACAGAGGCGACGCTGACTTGGCGTTGAGAGACGTTGTGTCTGCAATGCAGGCGAAGATATTGGGGTTGGGACATGGGGAGGGGATGGAGTGTGATGACGCCGCCGCCGCAGGGAGGTCGCCGGAGAGCGTGTTGATGGTGGGGTCGCCGGAGAgttggatgaagaagaggaaggaaaGTGGTgggtgtggtggtggtggtgggtctACGTGGGAAAAGAAAGTGAAGTTCTTGGTGAGGCTTAGATCTTTGACCAAATCTGATTCTGGAAGAAGGGGTGTATGA